The nucleotide sequence CCCCATCTGCATGTAAAATTTTTATTTTAATTTAAACCATCCTTCTTGCATCATTTAGTTTTAATAGCCTCGATTTTTTGCAGGCCAGCTTACTAAATTAAAAAAATTCTTTAAGGGGAGCTTTAAGCGTCTTTAAAAATTCAAGGGAGAATTTTTAATAAGAATGGAAATTTTTTCCTTTGATTTGAACAGTGAATTTTTCTATTGAAAAATTGGGCTTAAAACCTTTTATGGCCATGACAAAAATTGAATTTAGGTGTTGAGGTTTCTCACCAGCAATCAACCAAGAAAGAAAAAGATTGAAGCTTATAGAATAAAATTCATTAACAAAGGAGGCTTTGTGTCAGATAATTTTTTTTCTCAAATAATCACGAGAGGGGTTGCTGCTTTTCTATGCACTCTATCTCTTTGGACTGTTCCGGCGCCAATACAGGCTAGTTGCTGTGAAAGCAATCCATGCTGCGAAACAGATGAGTGTTGCGGAGGAGGTTGGTTTGGAGGAGGGAATGGGCGAACAGCTTTAGTCATTGGCGGAGCTGCTGTTGTAGGCGGCATTGCCGGCGCCATAGCTGGAAATGCCTCTAGTCATCGCGGGCATCGCGGGCGCACAGGCGATCCTGGAGCTGTGGGTCCCATTGGTCCTGTCGGGCCTACTGGAGCAACTCCTACAACGCCCGGCCCAGGCGCTTTTACCGTTGATGCAGCCAACACGTTGACATTTGCCATGGGATTGACTGTCACGGCAGCAACAGCCGGATCGATAGTTACGCCTTTTGTCGAAAGACCTGATGGAGTTACACTTGAGGGAACTCCTGTAGCTGTCGGCCTTATTGGCACACCAACTTTCGCGCCTATTACCATTACTGATCCCGTTTATGGTACGTATCATGCAGGTCTACGCTTCACTGCTACAGGCTTATTGACGCTTACGGCAGCTGTGACCGGAAGCGTTTTTGCTACACGCGACTCCTCCGTTACTAATATTGGAGTAGCTACGCTTGCGCCAACGACCCCTTTAATTACGGGAACGGCCACACAGGCTCAAATTACGCTTGATTTTACTTACGACGCATTAACCATTCCGTAAAATTAAAAAAGAGGGCTTTTAAAAGCCCTCTTTTTTAGTCATGACGCAAAGCCCGGATAGGATCCATTGTAGCCGCTTTATAAGCGGGATACAGCCCCGAGCACAGCCCCACTCCCGACGCCATTGTCAATGATAGTAAAATGGACCAAACGGTCACGATGGTTTTCCATTCCGCAATATAGCTGATTAATAAGGATAGGCCAATTCCCAGTGTAATTCCTAAAATAGCTCCGGTCAATGTAAGCAGAAGGGTCTCTAAAAGAAATTGCGTCATAATATGCCTGCGATTGGCCCCTACAGCCCGGCGGATGCCAATTTCGCGCGTTCGCTCGGAAACGGTTGCCAGCATAATATTCATAATGCCGATCCCCCCCACCAGCAAGGAAATAGCCGCTATGCTCCCCAACACCCAGTTAAATGTCTGCTGCGTGCGATGGGCTTGGTTTAATAATTCTTGCGGAATGATGATTTGATAATCTTCATAGCCTGCATGCATGCGTTTTAGGATTTTTTTAACCAGGCGGGCTGCCGCATCCATGTGCTTCGGCTGATTGATTTGCAACAAGATTTCGGAATACTGGTCTTTTTTTAAATTTAAGGCAGAGCGCGGCAAGGCTTTTTCCGTGCCTAAGGGGATGAAGACAACCTTGTCCAAATTACGTACCGTCATGACGCCATTTTTACTTGCTTTCCAATGCGTGGGCTTCAAGACGCCTGCCACTTCATAGCGGACATTCTCAATTCTAATCGATCCGCCGACATGCCCATCTTTGCCTAAGCTCTTTGCGACTTCATAGCCCAAAATGCACACCTGTTGCCGACGCTGGCTATCGAGATCGCAAAGGAAGCGCCCTTCGGCCAGCTGAAGATCTTTGATTTCGCCAAATGCGCGCGAAGTGGCTATAATTTCAGGAGAAATAGGCATCAACGTGCCGGTTAAGGATGCTTCTACAATGCGGATAGGAGTAGCTTCATAGGCAAGATAGGAAACATTATTTTGCAAGGCTTCCACATCTTCCCATCTCAAGCCTTTCGAGCGCTTTTCTGCCGCTTGCATCTGTTGTTCTTCGGACTGAGCATGCTGGCGGATGATAATGCTGTTCATGCCAAGCTGTTCAATTTGCTCGAGCGTCTCTTGCTTGGCCCCTTCTCCGATAGACAGCATGGCGACAACAGCCGCAACGCCGAACAACACGCCTAGCGTACTTAAGAATGTTCTTAAACGATGCATGAGCAGGGAACGGAAACACTTTTGGATCTCGTTTCTTATCCTCATAAGTCAATTACTGGGTTGCTTGATCTGAGACAATCTTGCCATCGCGCATGCGCACCAGCCTTCTGCAATAGGCGCCCACTTGCTCGTCATGCGTAACCATGACAAGCGTAACGCCTTGTTCATTGAGCGTGCGGAAGAGATGAAGAATATGCCTTCCTGTTTCGGTATCCAAATTTCCTGTTGGCTCATCAGCTAAAATCAAAAGGGGATTGATGGCCAAGGCACGGGCGATGGCAACCCGCTGCGTCTCTCCTCCGGACAGCTGAGAAGGCAAATGATATAAACGATGGCTAAGGCCAACTCGTTCAATAGACTCCAAAATTAAACGACGCACATCTTTAGGATGCATCTCTGCCGGTTGATACAGGAAAGGGACTTCTACATTCTCAAAAACGTTGAGCTGGGGCATGAGGTTAAAAGATTGGAAGACAAAGCCAATTTTAGAAGCGCGGATGCATGCCAGCTGTTGGTCATTCAAATCAGAAACGTCCTGCTCGTCTAGCCAATATTTGCCTACAGTCGGCCTATCCAAACAACCCAGTAAATGCAGAAGCGTCGATTTACCGGACCCGGAAGGTCCCATAATCGCAAGCGATTCGCCAGGTTTAATCGTCAAATGAATATCTTGCAGGGCATGAACGATTCCATGTCCCATTTGGTAAGACTTGCTTAGGTTTTTGACTTCTACACGGGCTGGCGGTTTCATTGTTCATCCTGCGTCAAAGGATTAAGCAGGCACACGCATTCGCCTTCATTCAAACCGGCCTGAATTTCTATCCACTGTTCATTGTTAGCTCCTGTTGAAATCGCCCGCTTTTCATAGCTTGGCCCGCAAGCGACATAACAATAGGATTGCTTTTGCTCTTCAAAGACGGCATGCAATGGCACAGCGAGGGAATCTTTGACTTGCTGTGCATGAATGGTGGCGCGCGCCGTCATGCCGGGGCGCAGCCGATCGTCAACGTTGTCTAAATTAATGCGGACTTCAAAGTACTTCTCTTCGCTGCCCCTTCCCAAATCAGCTAACGCTAATACGCCGATCGACGAAACAGTTCCATCAAAGCGTAAATGCGGATACGCATCCACTTCTATGCTCGCTTTTTTGCCGATGCCGATTTTAAAAAGATCAACTTCCCTTACGCGTGTTTTGACCGTCATTGAACTGAGGTCCGGCAGGTCCATCAGCGCCTGATTCTTTACTAGAATATCCCCCACGCGCGGCTTGCGTTTCTGTCCCGAGCGGTATTCTTCGCGATGAACGACCATGCCGGGAGCCGGCGCTAAAATTTGCGTTTGAGCCAATTCTTTTTCATCTTCCCGCAGTTGGGTATAATAATCTTCCAATAATTGCTTGGCCTGCAAGTAAAGGGCTTTGGCTTTGGCTATTTTATAAACGCCTGTTTTGGCCGCTTCTTCTTGTTTGATTTTTGCCCGTTTCAAACTAGCCTCGGCTTTTTTAATTTGCATGGGATAGACGTGGTTGATATAGCTCTCATATTGAAGCCGCGCCACCTCATACGCTTCTTGTTCTTCCAACAATTTTTTCTGGGCCTGCTTTAGCTCCGTTGGATTCAAGAATCCTTGCTCCTGCAAATCCAGCAGATCATTGGAATAGGCATTCAATTCATCGTATTTTAACCAAGCCTTTTGCATCGCTCCCTTCAGGCGCGAAATTTCTTGAGGCCCATCGCCATGCGTAATCTTTTCAATTTCTAAAGCTGCCGTTTCCACTTCATAGGCCGCATTTTTATTTTCATGTTCGGCCTGATTGATTTCCCATTCCAACGTTTGTTTCAAAGTCAGTAAATAGGTTTCCTGCTCTTTGATCTGGGCCTTAAGCTTCTCTACTTTCTCTTCAAACGGCGAAGGGTCCATTTTAATTAAGACTTGGCCTGGCGTGACATTAACCCCATCCGGAATCAAGTCAATGATTTTCCCCAAATCTCCTTTGATGGAA is from Candidatus Protochlamydia phocaeensis and encodes:
- a CDS encoding ABC transporter permease; this translates as MRIRNEIQKCFRSLLMHRLRTFLSTLGVLFGVAAVVAMLSIGEGAKQETLEQIEQLGMNSIIIRQHAQSEEQQMQAAEKRSKGLRWEDVEALQNNVSYLAYEATPIRIVEASLTGTLMPISPEIIATSRAFGEIKDLQLAEGRFLCDLDSQRRQQVCILGYEVAKSLGKDGHVGGSIRIENVRYEVAGVLKPTHWKASKNGVMTVRNLDKVVFIPLGTEKALPRSALNLKKDQYSEILLQINQPKHMDAAARLVKKILKRMHAGYEDYQIIIPQELLNQAHRTQQTFNWVLGSIAAISLLVGGIGIMNIMLATVSERTREIGIRRAVGANRRHIMTQFLLETLLLTLTGAILGITLGIGLSLLISYIAEWKTIVTVWSILLSLTMASGVGLCSGLYPAYKAATMDPIRALRHD
- a CDS encoding ABC transporter ATP-binding protein, which gives rise to MKPPARVEVKNLSKSYQMGHGIVHALQDIHLTIKPGESLAIMGPSGSGKSTLLHLLGCLDRPTVGKYWLDEQDVSDLNDQQLACIRASKIGFVFQSFNLMPQLNVFENVEVPFLYQPAEMHPKDVRRLILESIERVGLSHRLYHLPSQLSGGETQRVAIARALAINPLLILADEPTGNLDTETGRHILHLFRTLNEQGVTLVMVTHDEQVGAYCRRLVRMRDGKIVSDQATQ
- a CDS encoding efflux RND transporter periplasmic adaptor subunit; protein product: MKKFIKFLLFIGLCGLLALGGWKWKTAASSPVSHLPTVQAERRNFAVEVKTIGELEAARSTIIASSIKGDLGKIIDLIPDGVNVTPGQVLIKMDPSPFEEKVEKLKAQIKEQETYLLTLKQTLEWEINQAEHENKNAAYEVETAALEIEKITHGDGPQEISRLKGAMQKAWLKYDELNAYSNDLLDLQEQGFLNPTELKQAQKKLLEEQEAYEVARLQYESYINHVYPMQIKKAEASLKRAKIKQEEAAKTGVYKIAKAKALYLQAKQLLEDYYTQLREDEKELAQTQILAPAPGMVVHREEYRSGQKRKPRVGDILVKNQALMDLPDLSSMTVKTRVREVDLFKIGIGKKASIEVDAYPHLRFDGTVSSIGVLALADLGRGSEEKYFEVRINLDNVDDRLRPGMTARATIHAQQVKDSLAVPLHAVFEEQKQSYCYVACGPSYEKRAISTGANNEQWIEIQAGLNEGECVCLLNPLTQDEQ